Proteins found in one Neomonachus schauinslandi chromosome 1, ASM220157v2, whole genome shotgun sequence genomic segment:
- the LOC110585078 gene encoding cytochrome c oxidase subunit 6C-like, protein MYDHNDHYNFSVLTKPPMQGFLAKRLRFHFVGAFAVSLGVAAFYKFAVAEPRKKAYADFYRNYDSMKDFEEMKVGIFQSTK, encoded by the exons atgTACGATCAT AATGACCACTATAACTTCAGTGTTTTGACAAAACCTCCAATGCAAGGCTTTCTGGCCAAGCGTCTGCGATTTCATTTTGTTGGAGCATTCGCTGTATCCCTGGGGGTTGCAGCTTTCTATAAGTTTGCTGTGGCTGAACCAAGAAAGAAGGCATATGCAGATTTCTACAGAAATTATGATTCCATGAAAGATTTTGAAGAGATGAAGGTCGGTATCTTTCAGAGTACAAAGTGA